A portion of the Panthera tigris isolate Pti1 chromosome E1, P.tigris_Pti1_mat1.1, whole genome shotgun sequence genome contains these proteins:
- the LOC102960741 gene encoding uncharacterized protein LOC102960741 isoform X2: MPREIITLQLGQCGNQIGFEFWKQLCAEHGISPEGIVEEFATEGTDRKDVFFYQADDEHYIPRAVLLDLEPRVIHSILNSPYAKLYNPENIYLSEHGGGAGNNWASGFSQGEKIHEDIFDIIDREADGSDSLEVSQEAGADILSVSQPGRDERCGGPALQLPAHAQEADPERRLCGGTGQHSPEPDRHRPPAHPEPILLPDQPAGVHHHVSQHHHPALPWLHEQRPHRPHRLAHPHSSTPLPHDRLHPAHHGPVGGQREEDHSPGCHEAAAAAQERDGVHGPGSPDQPLLHRHPQHHPGGGGPHPGPQESAEDPGAEVGQLHPLGPCQHPGGPVKEVSLPAFGPPGQWAHDGQPHQHLLAL, from the exons ATGCCCCGGGAGATCATCACCCTGCAGCTGGGCCAGTGCGGCAAccaga TTGGGTTCGAGTTCTGGAAACAACTGTGCGCTGAGCATGGTATCAGCCCCGAGGGCATCGTGGAGGAGTTCGCCACCGAGGGCACTGACCGCAAGGACGTCTTTTTCTACCAG GCAGACGATGAGCACTACATCCCCAGGGCCGTGCTGCTGGACCTGGAGCCCCGGGTGATCCACTCCATCCTCAACTCCCCCTATGCCAAGCTCTACAACCCAGAGAACATCTACCTGTCAGagcatggaggaggggctggcAACAACTGGGCCAGTGGATTCTCGCAG GGTGAGAAAATCCATGAAGACATTTTTGATATCATAGACCGAGAAGCAGATGGAAGTGACAGCTTAGAG GTATCCCAAGAAGCTGGTGCAGACATACTCAGTGTTTCCCAACCAGGACGAGATGAGCGATGTGGTGGTCCAGCCCTACaactccctgctcacgctcaagAGGCTGACCCAGAACGCAGACTGTGTG GTGGTACTGGACAACACAGCCCTGAACCGGATCGCCACAGACCGCCTGCACATCCAGAACCCATCCTTCTCCCAGATCAACCAGCTG GTGTCCACCATCATGTCAGCCAGCACCACCACCCTGCGCTACCCTGGCTACATGAACAACGACCTCATCGGCCTCATCGCCTCGCTCATCCCCACTCCTCGACTCCACTTCCTCATGACCGGCTACACCCCGCTCACCACGGACCAGTCG GTGGCCAGCGTGAGGAAGACCACAGTCCTGGATGTCATGAGGCGGCTGCTGCAGCCCAAGAACGTGATGGTGTCCACGGGCCGGGATCGCCAGACCAACCATTGCTACATCGCCATCCTCAACATCATCCAGGGGGAGGTGGACCCCACCCAG GTCCACAAGAGTCTGCAGAGGATCCGGGAGCGGAAGTTGGCCAACTTCATCCCCTGGGGCCCTGCCAGCATCCAGGTGGCCCTGTCAAGGAAGTCTCCCTACCTGCCTTCGGCCCACCGGGTCAGTGGGCTCATGATGGCCAACCACACCAGCATCTCCTCG CTCTTTGA
- the LOC102960741 gene encoding tubulin gamma-2 chain isoform X1, translated as MPREIITLQLGQCGNQIGFEFWKQLCAEHGISPEGIVEEFATEGTDRKDVFFYQADDEHYIPRAVLLDLEPRVIHSILNSPYAKLYNPENIYLSEHGGGAGNNWASGFSQGEKIHEDIFDIIDREADGSDSLEGFVLCHSIAGGTGSGLGSYLLERLNDRYPKKLVQTYSVFPNQDEMSDVVVQPYNSLLTLKRLTQNADCVVVLDNTALNRIATDRLHIQNPSFSQINQLVSTIMSASTTTLRYPGYMNNDLIGLIASLIPTPRLHFLMTGYTPLTTDQSVASVRKTTVLDVMRRLLQPKNVMVSTGRDRQTNHCYIAILNIIQGEVDPTQVHKSLQRIRERKLANFIPWGPASIQVALSRKSPYLPSAHRVSGLMMANHTSISSLFESSCQQYDKLRKREAFLEQFRKEDIFKENFDELDTSREVVQELIDEYHAATRPDYISWGAQEQ; from the exons ATGCCCCGGGAGATCATCACCCTGCAGCTGGGCCAGTGCGGCAAccaga TTGGGTTCGAGTTCTGGAAACAACTGTGCGCTGAGCATGGTATCAGCCCCGAGGGCATCGTGGAGGAGTTCGCCACCGAGGGCACTGACCGCAAGGACGTCTTTTTCTACCAG GCAGACGATGAGCACTACATCCCCAGGGCCGTGCTGCTGGACCTGGAGCCCCGGGTGATCCACTCCATCCTCAACTCCCCCTATGCCAAGCTCTACAACCCAGAGAACATCTACCTGTCAGagcatggaggaggggctggcAACAACTGGGCCAGTGGATTCTCGCAG GGTGAGAAAATCCATGAAGACATTTTTGATATCATAGACCGAGAAGCAGATGGAAGTGACAGCTTAGAG GGCTTTGTGCTGTGTCATTCCATTGCTGGGGGGACCGGTTCTGGCCTGGGTTCCTACCTTCTGGAACGACTGAATGACAG GTATCCCAAGAAGCTGGTGCAGACATACTCAGTGTTTCCCAACCAGGACGAGATGAGCGATGTGGTGGTCCAGCCCTACaactccctgctcacgctcaagAGGCTGACCCAGAACGCAGACTGTGTG GTGGTACTGGACAACACAGCCCTGAACCGGATCGCCACAGACCGCCTGCACATCCAGAACCCATCCTTCTCCCAGATCAACCAGCTG GTGTCCACCATCATGTCAGCCAGCACCACCACCCTGCGCTACCCTGGCTACATGAACAACGACCTCATCGGCCTCATCGCCTCGCTCATCCCCACTCCTCGACTCCACTTCCTCATGACCGGCTACACCCCGCTCACCACGGACCAGTCG GTGGCCAGCGTGAGGAAGACCACAGTCCTGGATGTCATGAGGCGGCTGCTGCAGCCCAAGAACGTGATGGTGTCCACGGGCCGGGATCGCCAGACCAACCATTGCTACATCGCCATCCTCAACATCATCCAGGGGGAGGTGGACCCCACCCAG GTCCACAAGAGTCTGCAGAGGATCCGGGAGCGGAAGTTGGCCAACTTCATCCCCTGGGGCCCTGCCAGCATCCAGGTGGCCCTGTCAAGGAAGTCTCCCTACCTGCCTTCGGCCCACCGGGTCAGTGGGCTCATGATGGCCAACCACACCAGCATCTCCTCG CTCTTTGAAAGTTCCTGCCAGCAGTATGACAAGCTGCGGAAGCGGGAGGCCTTCCTGGAGCAGTTCCGCAAGGAGGACATCTTCAAGGAGAACTTTGATGAGCTGGACACGTCCAGGGAGGTTGTGCAGGAACTCATCGACGAGTACCATGCAGCCACACGGCCAGACTACATCTCCTGGGGCGCCCAGGAGCAGTGA